A stretch of the Halomicroarcula saliterrae genome encodes the following:
- a CDS encoding restriction endonuclease subunit S, producing the protein MSEDATLDDFADTDQVEDEGGIVEIEKPDEERELFGLGKIPAEWDIHPLSESTEIIPGNSPPSSTYNEDGEGLPFFQGNSEFGHFHPVADTWCSDPRKEAKTNDVLMSIRAPVGDLNIADQHCCIGRGLAAFRPEDINGLYLFYHLAERRGWLSRLATGSTFKSVTKSDLQHLDLPVPPIKEQRRIATVLYAVDRAIEKTDEIIEQTKRVKSAVSQHYFEDYDTIRREENPDSVDMVELSNLVNFKPGKAWKTDNLSEEGLKIVRISNLTGEKEAYWQYDGDYDEKRVIEDGDLLFSWAGMKSSIGVHIYHGEKALLNQHIYNLDPKTSMGREYLYYYLDYRMSDLYSLSQGGAVQIHLTKDIIERILVPKIDSKKQEAVVSHLSEIDDALQNEINQKNRLKRLKQGLMQDLLSGKVRTTDTNIEVPEHIMQHG; encoded by the coding sequence ATGAGTGAGGATGCTACGTTGGATGACTTTGCTGACACAGACCAAGTTGAAGATGAAGGCGGTATTGTTGAAATCGAAAAACCAGATGAAGAGAGAGAATTGTTTGGTCTAGGAAAAATACCGGCAGAATGGGACATTCACCCGCTTTCGGAATCTACCGAAATCATTCCTGGAAACTCACCCCCGTCATCAACCTACAACGAGGATGGTGAAGGTCTGCCATTCTTCCAAGGTAACTCGGAGTTCGGTCATTTCCATCCAGTGGCAGATACATGGTGTTCTGACCCACGGAAGGAAGCTAAGACGAATGATGTGCTAATGAGTATTAGAGCGCCCGTCGGAGACTTGAATATTGCTGACCAGCATTGTTGTATCGGGCGAGGACTTGCGGCATTCCGACCCGAGGATATAAATGGACTGTATCTATTTTACCACCTTGCAGAACGCAGAGGATGGCTCTCACGGCTTGCTACAGGAAGTACATTTAAATCTGTAACAAAGAGCGACCTTCAGCATCTTGACCTTCCGGTCCCCCCGATTAAAGAACAACGCAGAATTGCTACCGTACTCTACGCGGTTGATCGGGCGATTGAGAAGACGGATGAAATTATCGAGCAGACTAAGCGTGTTAAATCGGCAGTATCACAACATTATTTCGAGGATTATGATACAATCCGCCGTGAAGAAAATCCAGACTCTGTGGATATGGTAGAACTCTCAAATCTAGTTAACTTTAAGCCTGGAAAAGCATGGAAAACTGACAACCTATCTGAGGAAGGTCTGAAAATCGTTCGTATTAGTAACCTCACGGGCGAAAAAGAGGCATATTGGCAGTACGACGGTGACTATGATGAGAAGCGAGTAATCGAAGATGGAGACCTGCTCTTTTCTTGGGCAGGAATGAAATCCTCAATTGGAGTCCACATCTACCATGGTGAAAAAGCACTTCTTAATCAACATATCTATAATCTTGACCCAAAAACCTCCATGGGACGTGAATATCTCTATTATTATCTCGATTACCGAATGAGCGATTTATATTCATTATCTCAAGGAGGAGCAGTTCAGATTCATCTAACAAAAGATATTATAGAGAGAATTCTTGTTCCAAAAATAGACTCAAAGAAGCAAGAGGCGGTCGTGTCCCATCTTTCCGAGATAGATGATGCCCTCCAGAATGAAATCAACCAAAAGAACCGATTAAAACGCCTCAAACAGGGTCTAATGCAAGACCTCCTCTCTGGCAAAGTCCGAACGACCGACACTAACATAGAGGTGCCCGAACATATCATGCAGCATGGTTAG
- a CDS encoding replication/maintenance protein RepL, translating to MMEPVPVDDLKKREETEIDFPINPDTNEEVALRFLASEPKFGWPPSKIAERTGINESSITKTMQRLYEKDLVDRISGRYFVNPDLEKEINGLLGDLHNAAQSQAHPKENIQTSVQSEDISKSHASEDEIDELLD from the coding sequence ATGATGGAGCCAGTACCAGTTGACGACCTCAAGAAACGGGAAGAGACAGAGATTGACTTCCCGATTAATCCGGACACCAACGAGGAGGTGGCACTCCGGTTTTTAGCGAGCGAACCGAAATTTGGCTGGCCACCATCTAAAATTGCGGAACGCACCGGAATAAACGAGAGTAGTATTACGAAAACCATGCAGCGGCTATACGAGAAAGATCTAGTTGATCGTATCTCAGGCCGGTATTTTGTCAATCCAGACTTAGAAAAAGAAATTAACGGACTCTTGGGTGACTTACATAACGCTGCGCAGTCTCAGGCTCATCCGAAAGAGAATATACAGACGAGTGTCCAGTCAGAGGATATATCTAAATCACACGCGTCTGAAGATGAGATTGATGAACTACTTGACTGA
- a CDS encoding type I restriction-modification system subunit M, protein MSLKLEELDSHLFKCADIIRDAVDPTDYKEFILPLVFYKAMSDEFEKEREDIVEEYGEDFADDNELYDVPVVPEGHRWDDLRQTSDNVDQAINAAFDELIAENPELEGIFNASYTDADALTDDRLTKLLEHLDTYDLDRDSVPPDMLGEAYMDLVRHFAEEEGKSGGQFFTPPHIVQLCIRLVDEFEDGMTFHDPTVGSGGMLTEASKYYREEQSGDPSKLTFTGQEINPDIAAIARMNLALHALNGEIRREDSLLRPAFTDGDELERFDRVLANFPFSADWAKSDLQDDPYGRFDWHEKLPRADRGDYAFIMHMVKQLKTPESDDTGGKAAIVIPHGVLFRTHESRYRKPMLENDIVEAIVGLPENLFQNNGIPSAILVLNTNKPTGRDGEVQFIHAADEGFYNELSNQNELTEEGLDHIVENFRSWTTEERVSRTVELDEIRENDYNLNIALYVDTTESKEDIDVESELAKLQELQAERDEIGETMMEHMEALKYE, encoded by the coding sequence ATGTCGCTGAAGCTCGAAGAGCTTGATTCTCACCTCTTCAAATGCGCCGATATCATTCGAGACGCCGTCGACCCAACTGATTACAAGGAATTCATTCTCCCGCTCGTGTTCTACAAGGCGATGTCCGACGAGTTCGAGAAGGAACGCGAGGACATCGTCGAGGAGTACGGCGAGGACTTTGCAGACGATAACGAACTCTACGACGTGCCTGTTGTCCCGGAAGGCCATCGATGGGACGATCTCCGACAGACCAGCGACAACGTCGACCAGGCTATCAACGCGGCGTTTGACGAGCTGATTGCGGAGAATCCGGAGCTTGAGGGCATCTTCAATGCCAGCTACACCGACGCTGACGCCCTCACCGACGACCGCCTGACCAAGCTCCTGGAACATCTCGACACCTACGACCTCGACCGCGACAGCGTCCCGCCGGACATGCTCGGCGAGGCGTACATGGACCTCGTGCGTCACTTCGCCGAGGAAGAGGGCAAGTCCGGCGGGCAGTTCTTCACGCCGCCCCACATCGTCCAGCTCTGTATCCGACTCGTCGACGAGTTCGAGGACGGCATGACGTTCCACGACCCCACTGTCGGCTCCGGTGGGATGCTGACCGAGGCGTCGAAGTACTACCGCGAGGAGCAGAGCGGCGACCCGTCGAAGCTCACCTTCACCGGGCAGGAGATCAACCCCGACATCGCGGCGATTGCCCGGATGAACCTCGCACTGCACGCGCTGAATGGTGAGATTCGCCGCGAGGACTCGCTGCTACGGCCGGCGTTCACCGACGGCGACGAACTGGAGCGGTTCGACCGTGTGCTGGCTAACTTCCCATTCTCGGCAGACTGGGCCAAGAGCGACCTGCAGGACGACCCGTATGGGCGCTTTGATTGGCATGAAAAGCTTCCCCGGGCCGACCGCGGTGACTACGCCTTCATTATGCATATGGTGAAGCAATTGAAAACGCCAGAAAGTGACGACACGGGTGGAAAGGCGGCTATCGTAATCCCCCACGGTGTGCTGTTCCGGACACACGAGAGTCGCTACCGGAAGCCGATGTTGGAAAATGATATCGTTGAGGCTATTGTCGGTCTTCCCGAGAACCTCTTTCAGAACAACGGGATTCCCTCAGCAATTCTGGTGTTGAATACCAACAAGCCCACTGGGCGTGACGGAGAAGTGCAATTCATTCATGCCGCTGATGAAGGGTTTTATAATGAATTATCGAATCAAAACGAGCTGACCGAGGAGGGGTTGGACCACATTGTTGAAAACTTCCGGAGCTGGACAACTGAGGAGCGTGTCAGTCGGACGGTGGAGTTGGATGAGATTCGGGAGAATGATTACAACCTCAACATCGCGCTTTACGTCGATACGACCGAGTCAAAGGAAGATATTGATGTGGAGAGCGAATTGGCGAAATTGCAGGAGCTGCAGGCTGAACGGGACGAGATAGGAGAGACGATGATGGAGCACATGGAGGCGCTGAAATATGAGTGA
- a CDS encoding type I restriction endonuclease subunit R, with the protein MVSTPSEGGVERSFLSWLDGLGWETHGQGGDWGANTLDDAYERRSNEVIYWDLLEEQVIRLNDDVTEDNVGKFISSLKRDLDTENLMDGNQAFHKLLTKGKTLSVQRDDGSKDTVYVDLIDHEIPETNRFHAVNQFSVSRGGTTIRPDITLFVNGIPLVTMELKSLAQDNDYYDAISDLHAYEDDIPRLFVSGLFNVAADSTELRYGGVGAPTQFYMKWADAPPEYADENSNKQAIQALCNPETVLDILKNFVFYERRAGGDAKIIPRYMQYYAVNEVLDRVEEGEPSSEPEEGKLDRGLVWHTQGSGKSFTMLYAAENLLSRGALSTPQVFIIVDTDKLASQMRDTLSNIGFEQSVVAESIDHLQELIEQGQSGVVLTTIQKFQDVEPNTQGNDEVVVLTDEAHRFMEKDLGSRLKAAIPKNFHFGFTGTPVREGEDEDDKNTFREFSPEGEQYLHRYSVKQGIDDGLILPVFFTLRHQMEWNVDEAGLDEEFEQQFAGLTTDEKRKFIKDNVTSRDLAELEPRVERIVEEIDGHYDGVEKNGWKGMVVTPSRESAAMYGERLIERRGEDEIEVLYTATSDDKDLVQQFHTDNDERDQIVKRFKEEDDPKLLIVHNMLLTGFDAPVLKTMYLDRNLKNHNLMQAIARTNRVAEGKENGEIVDFQGVFENIEEALDYDAETQAYAARDKAELFDELEEQLEFVLDIFDDIPKDDTQETIDQCLARVSTHPEKGDFKQGFRRLQNLYESVSPDGRLVEEGIQDEYTWLARVYTAVQREHNRKDRPEDAMREKTKEIIEEHVDVGEIKRDFPVYEIGTEHLEAVEDMGEPATAATSVAHATRDHLQPRTGQNPRYQRLSERVNAIVEEWEQGDRTDPEAVEALKAVEREVLDVDEQAGDESREQAEFAIRTHLTEELDDAVDDEQAEAIVEDIVEEFEDRVDHEYPGWERNQTTVQEIHKLLLDVLLKDHKRPELAKDDALVDSVRGYLIENYV; encoded by the coding sequence ATGGTTAGTACCCCGTCCGAGGGTGGCGTCGAGCGCTCATTTCTCTCGTGGCTCGATGGCCTCGGATGGGAGACACACGGACAAGGTGGCGACTGGGGTGCGAACACGCTGGACGACGCCTACGAGCGCCGGAGTAACGAGGTAATCTACTGGGACCTGCTCGAAGAGCAGGTAATCAGGCTCAACGACGACGTGACCGAGGACAACGTCGGGAAGTTCATCTCCTCGCTGAAGCGCGACCTCGACACCGAGAACCTGATGGACGGGAATCAGGCGTTCCACAAACTGCTCACCAAGGGCAAGACGCTCTCCGTCCAGCGTGACGACGGCTCGAAAGACACTGTCTACGTCGACTTGATTGACCACGAGATACCGGAGACCAACCGCTTCCACGCGGTCAATCAGTTCTCCGTCTCGCGTGGCGGGACGACCATCCGACCCGATATCACCCTGTTCGTCAACGGCATCCCGCTGGTGACGATGGAGCTGAAGAGCCTCGCCCAGGACAACGACTACTACGACGCTATCAGCGACCTCCACGCCTACGAGGACGATATCCCCCGGCTGTTCGTTTCAGGGCTGTTCAACGTCGCCGCCGACTCGACGGAGCTGCGCTACGGTGGCGTCGGTGCGCCCACGCAATTCTATATGAAGTGGGCCGACGCCCCGCCGGAGTACGCTGACGAGAACAGTAACAAGCAGGCCATTCAGGCGCTGTGCAACCCCGAGACGGTGCTGGATATCCTGAAGAATTTCGTGTTCTACGAGCGCCGGGCCGGCGGCGACGCGAAGATTATCCCGCGGTACATGCAGTACTACGCGGTCAACGAAGTCCTCGACCGCGTCGAGGAAGGGGAACCCAGTTCTGAACCCGAGGAGGGCAAACTCGACCGCGGGCTCGTCTGGCACACCCAGGGGTCGGGAAAGTCCTTCACCATGCTCTACGCCGCCGAGAACCTGCTCTCTCGGGGCGCGCTGAGCACGCCGCAGGTGTTCATCATCGTCGACACGGACAAGCTCGCTAGCCAGATGCGGGACACGCTCTCGAATATCGGCTTCGAGCAGTCCGTCGTCGCCGAGAGCATCGACCACCTGCAGGAACTCATCGAGCAAGGCCAGAGCGGGGTCGTACTCACGACCATCCAGAAGTTTCAGGACGTGGAGCCAAACACGCAGGGCAACGACGAGGTGGTCGTGCTGACCGACGAGGCCCACCGCTTCATGGAGAAGGACCTCGGGAGCCGGCTCAAGGCCGCCATCCCGAAGAACTTCCACTTCGGTTTCACCGGCACCCCTGTCCGAGAGGGCGAGGACGAGGACGACAAGAACACCTTCCGGGAGTTCTCCCCCGAGGGCGAGCAGTATCTACACCGCTACTCGGTCAAGCAGGGAATCGATGACGGCCTGATTCTGCCCGTGTTCTTCACGCTCCGGCATCAGATGGAGTGGAACGTCGACGAAGCGGGCCTCGACGAGGAGTTCGAGCAGCAGTTCGCTGGTCTCACGACCGACGAGAAGCGAAAGTTCATCAAGGATAACGTCACCAGTCGGGACTTAGCCGAGCTCGAACCCCGCGTCGAGCGTATCGTCGAGGAGATCGACGGCCACTACGATGGGGTCGAAAAAAACGGCTGGAAAGGGATGGTCGTGACACCGAGCCGTGAATCCGCAGCGATGTACGGCGAGCGCCTCATCGAGCGCCGCGGCGAGGACGAAATAGAGGTACTCTACACGGCGACGAGCGACGACAAAGACCTCGTCCAGCAGTTCCACACCGACAACGACGAGCGCGACCAGATTGTCAAGCGGTTCAAAGAGGAAGACGACCCGAAGCTCCTCATCGTCCACAATATGCTGCTGACGGGCTTCGACGCGCCGGTCCTGAAGACGATGTATCTCGACCGCAACCTGAAGAACCACAACCTCATGCAGGCTATCGCCCGGACCAACCGGGTGGCTGAGGGGAAGGAGAACGGCGAGATTGTCGACTTCCAGGGCGTCTTCGAGAACATCGAAGAGGCGCTCGACTACGACGCGGAGACGCAGGCCTACGCCGCTCGCGACAAGGCGGAACTCTTCGACGAGCTGGAGGAGCAACTCGAATTTGTCCTGGACATCTTCGACGACATCCCCAAGGACGACACCCAGGAGACAATCGACCAGTGTCTCGCTCGTGTTAGCACGCACCCGGAGAAGGGCGACTTCAAGCAGGGGTTCCGCCGGCTACAGAACCTCTATGAATCTGTCTCCCCCGACGGCAGGCTCGTCGAGGAGGGGATTCAGGACGAGTACACGTGGCTCGCTCGCGTCTACACCGCCGTCCAGCGGGAACACAACCGCAAGGACCGCCCAGAGGACGCGATGCGGGAGAAGACCAAGGAGATAATCGAAGAGCACGTCGACGTCGGCGAAATCAAGCGGGACTTCCCCGTCTACGAAATCGGGACCGAACACCTGGAGGCAGTCGAGGACATGGGCGAACCTGCGACCGCCGCGACCAGTGTCGCCCACGCGACTCGCGACCATCTCCAGCCACGGACGGGACAGAACCCCCGCTATCAGCGCCTGAGTGAGCGCGTCAACGCCATCGTCGAGGAGTGGGAGCAAGGCGACCGGACCGACCCGGAAGCCGTCGAGGCGCTCAAAGCAGTCGAAAGAGAGGTACTCGACGTCGACGAGCAGGCCGGTGACGAGAGCCGGGAGCAAGCGGAGTTCGCTATTCGCACTCACCTGACCGAGGAGCTGGACGACGCAGTCGACGACGAGCAAGCCGAAGCGATTGTCGAGGATATCGTCGAAGAGTTCGAAGACCGCGTCGACCACGAGTACCCGGGCTGGGAGCGCAACCAGACGACAGTCCAGGAAATCCACAAGCTCCTACTCGATGTACTGCTGAAGGATCACAAGCGCCCCGAGCTAGCGAAGGATGACGCCCTCGTCGACTCGGTCCGTGGGTACCTCATCGAGAACTATGTCTGA
- a CDS encoding winged helix-turn-helix domain-containing protein yields MSNGLKKQPDAHNESTDRREQLNLITQETRFVLIQNILSHPEQLPTLKELDYVNPGKSQSTIREHLERLIEADIVEEVTLPEDKRQRDLPWQFYGLTAAGRQLLEDADLLGAEPTLQDMYSMLETTPQIEKYASAPRPDREASGSTSGIDPLREYIENTGNSETVTDQIAILTTLTEAGIGPDHEGVTRQEITERIGFDHSPGTVIQHLVDSNLLEAIEPPGPSTYAISERRQEIINGEVEETVEEELENLIDDMVTYLDEPIVSVDEFQSGDRVIMSDGSGETIRSILSDEFDIPRSDVETYLRDGDRLSKLNRAVDAIEDSQGVDPDGDYGRIVFRAPAQRYRLTETAVELAR; encoded by the coding sequence ATGTCCAACGGCCTAAAAAAACAGCCAGACGCCCACAATGAGTCCACCGACCGACGAGAGCAACTGAATCTCATCACACAGGAAACTAGATTCGTCCTGATCCAGAACATCCTGTCCCATCCTGAGCAGCTGCCGACGCTCAAAGAGCTGGACTACGTGAATCCTGGCAAAAGCCAGAGCACGATTCGGGAACATCTGGAACGGCTCATCGAGGCGGACATCGTCGAGGAAGTCACGTTGCCGGAGGACAAGCGACAGCGCGATCTCCCGTGGCAGTTCTATGGGCTGACAGCGGCTGGACGACAGTTGCTGGAAGACGCTGATCTGCTCGGTGCTGAACCAACGCTACAAGATATGTATTCGATGTTGGAGACGACACCACAGATCGAGAAGTACGCCTCTGCCCCCCGTCCGGATCGGGAGGCGAGTGGGTCGACCAGTGGCATCGACCCGCTGCGTGAGTATATCGAGAACACGGGCAACAGTGAAACAGTCACTGATCAGATTGCCATTCTCACAACCCTGACTGAAGCGGGTATTGGCCCTGACCACGAGGGCGTTACGCGACAAGAGATTACTGAGCGCATTGGGTTTGACCACTCACCAGGCACCGTTATTCAGCATCTCGTGGATAGTAATCTTCTCGAAGCAATCGAGCCCCCAGGCCCGTCAACCTATGCGATTAGCGAGCGACGACAAGAGATCATCAATGGCGAGGTTGAGGAGACGGTCGAAGAGGAGCTCGAAAACCTGATCGATGACATGGTGACGTATCTTGATGAGCCAATTGTTTCGGTTGATGAGTTCCAGTCGGGAGATCGAGTGATTATGTCAGATGGGTCCGGTGAAACAATTCGCTCTATTCTTTCGGACGAATTCGATATTCCACGGAGTGATGTCGAGACGTATCTGAGGGACGGAGACCGTCTATCGAAACTGAATAGAGCTGTCGATGCGATTGAGGACAGTCAGGGCGTTGACCCGGATGGAGACTACGGACGGATTGTTTTTCGAGCTCCTGCTCAACGCTACCGACTCACTGAGACGGCGGTCGAATTGGCTAGATAG
- a CDS encoding DUF6735 family protein → MSHSAIVAYANGDGTFDLHYSRNGAEQYQLKEVLDGYLEGEYEKTGSDMPPLLPTEVAEFAADQEGYEVIEHDLIKQDPFAEEVESAEIPFSLPDISAEVLFVVQNWRVDVFSIVPITSSLLPLLADSAEVKLYDCERLGIRPEEATADQQPASYSLSGSDFFDLQIYTEMPPSLYFPFCQYHLDIVQGINMETRAQKAGQSESPSTVLYHDGCVIEYSGTQPRQLIPWSAIFVEVWSGDSEAPSYPWTYDGNIPSPRDLANELRLELSMVLIEELRQDIATLRFDNPGVITGIQEYRSRELTRFSTTIESHYGEAISEEYSDFTPFMPLPLSEA, encoded by the coding sequence GTGAGCCATTCTGCTATTGTTGCCTATGCAAACGGCGATGGGACCTTTGATTTACACTACAGCCGCAATGGTGCAGAGCAATATCAACTTAAAGAAGTCTTAGATGGCTATCTTGAAGGGGAATATGAAAAGACGGGTTCCGATATGCCGCCGCTTCTTCCAACAGAAGTTGCCGAGTTTGCTGCAGATCAAGAGGGGTATGAGGTAATCGAACACGACCTCATTAAGCAGGATCCATTCGCAGAGGAGGTCGAATCAGCTGAAATACCGTTCTCACTCCCAGATATCTCTGCTGAAGTGCTCTTTGTCGTTCAAAACTGGCGGGTAGATGTCTTTTCTATTGTGCCTATCACATCCAGTTTACTCCCTCTTTTGGCGGATTCAGCGGAGGTAAAGCTCTATGACTGCGAACGGCTTGGTATTCGCCCGGAGGAAGCAACGGCTGACCAGCAGCCCGCTAGCTATTCTCTCTCTGGATCGGATTTTTTTGATCTTCAAATCTATACAGAGATGCCCCCCTCGTTGTATTTCCCGTTCTGCCAGTACCATTTAGATATCGTGCAAGGAATCAATATGGAAACTCGGGCTCAAAAGGCTGGGCAGTCTGAGTCACCGTCTACTGTGCTCTATCATGATGGGTGTGTGATAGAGTATAGCGGTACCCAACCCAGACAACTGATTCCTTGGTCTGCCATTTTTGTTGAAGTCTGGTCGGGGGACAGTGAGGCGCCATCTTATCCTTGGACCTACGACGGAAATATTCCGTCTCCCCGAGATTTAGCAAATGAATTGCGGCTTGAACTCAGTATGGTGCTCATTGAGGAACTACGACAGGATATCGCAACACTCCGCTTTGATAATCCAGGTGTCATTACAGGCATACAAGAGTACCGATCACGCGAGTTAACAAGATTCTCCACCACGATTGAATCCCACTATGGGGAGGCCATTTCAGAGGAATACAGTGATTTCACCCCATTCATGCCACTCCCGCTAAGCGAGGCATAG
- a CDS encoding M48 family metallopeptidase, giving the protein MSEADAKRETSLAGKSVEYEIRRSADAAEPRIDVDIRGVQVTLPEDSEEDPDELLRENAMWVLEKKSKYDRHRQQAPDRAFEPGATFPYLGEDHTVVVEPGVRHDAVDGEIRLRQSAVTQSSLKQVLENFYRTHAREHLADRVDHYADEMGVEYKQIQLRNQRTLWGSCSTTGTLSLNWRLVMAPPEIIDYVVIHELAHLIEANHTQEFWRIVGEYEAEYKQHSEWLEANSTTLIFSEADL; this is encoded by the coding sequence ATGTCTGAAGCGGACGCGAAACGTGAGACATCACTGGCAGGGAAGTCTGTAGAGTACGAAATTCGCCGGAGTGCCGACGCTGCAGAGCCCCGAATCGACGTCGACATCCGCGGTGTTCAGGTGACCCTTCCCGAGGACTCGGAGGAGGACCCGGATGAACTGTTGCGTGAGAACGCGATGTGGGTGCTCGAAAAGAAGTCGAAGTACGACCGGCACCGACAACAGGCCCCTGACCGGGCCTTCGAACCGGGTGCGACGTTTCCATATCTTGGTGAGGACCACACGGTCGTCGTTGAGCCAGGGGTCCGTCATGACGCCGTCGACGGAGAGATTCGGCTCCGGCAAAGTGCCGTTACCCAGTCGTCGCTGAAGCAGGTGCTGGAAAACTTCTACCGGACGCATGCCCGGGAGCATCTGGCCGACCGTGTCGACCACTACGCTGACGAAATGGGTGTTGAGTACAAGCAGATTCAGCTCCGCAATCAGCGAACGCTCTGGGGCAGTTGCTCGACGACGGGCACGCTCAGTCTCAACTGGCGCTTGGTCATGGCGCCGCCAGAGATCATCGACTACGTGGTCATCCACGAACTTGCCCACCTGATCGAAGCCAATCACACACAGGAGTTTTGGCGGATTGTCGGCGAGTACGAAGCCGAGTACAAACAGCATTCAGAGTGGCTTGAGGCGAACAGTACGACTCTGATTTTTTCTGAAGCAGACCTCTGA
- a CDS encoding type II toxin-antitoxin system PemK/MazF family toxin — translation MKFNRRDVVSLDDPYGNDKTRSAVIISDGRRPKHEDGAIRYNVVMLTSQIEEFGDHDWAQTLDDTGDTVPGDSLLSDSVVEPWGTYVVREEKLSGPHAQLTDGGMKKVARSLANMVLR, via the coding sequence ATGAAATTTAATCGACGAGATGTCGTTTCACTTGATGACCCGTATGGAAATGATAAGACACGGTCTGCGGTCATTATATCTGATGGACGTCGGCCGAAGCATGAGGACGGTGCTATTCGATACAATGTCGTTATGCTCACCTCTCAGATTGAGGAGTTTGGTGATCACGATTGGGCACAGACATTAGATGACACAGGAGACACTGTGCCGGGAGATTCGTTACTGAGTGATTCGGTTGTTGAGCCGTGGGGGACGTATGTTGTTCGCGAGGAGAAACTTAGCGGACCCCACGCTCAGCTAACTGATGGTGGGATGAAGAAGGTGGCTCGGTCATTGGCAAATATGGTTCTTCGTTGA
- a CDS encoding DUF4065 domain-containing protein: MESIRGVTKLQKLLFLIEQETEFFEEYENDIAFNFAPYKMGPFSERVYEELHFLLQLGAIEATPMDDGPLAGVDDNDLSNKEFSITPKGKKIASQLVEILEPEYQSEIENLVESYGDLSLPELLEVVYTSYPSFATESEIKDKLQLEGD; the protein is encoded by the coding sequence ATGGAGTCAATTCGGGGTGTCACTAAGCTACAAAAACTCCTCTTCCTCATCGAGCAGGAAACGGAATTTTTCGAGGAATACGAGAACGATATCGCGTTCAATTTTGCCCCCTATAAGATGGGTCCATTCTCAGAGAGGGTATACGAGGAACTACATTTCCTTCTCCAACTGGGAGCAATTGAAGCCACACCGATGGATGACGGCCCACTTGCTGGAGTTGACGACAACGACCTCTCGAACAAGGAATTCAGTATCACACCCAAAGGAAAAAAGATCGCGTCGCAACTGGTTGAGATACTCGAACCTGAGTATCAGAGCGAGATAGAGAATTTGGTCGAATCATATGGAGATCTCTCGTTACCTGAGCTGCTTGAAGTCGTCTACACATCGTACCCATCATTCGCGACAGAATCCGAAATCAAAGACAAACTCCAACTGGAGGGCGACTGA
- a CDS encoding GNAT family N-acetyltransferase, with translation MVQLQSNRVMHDGVEIGQFVFEDNHIEKLDIKHEYQNKGYGTEALRLYLKNMVSQNYDVVTTTPVTSSAMAHILEKLGFQRISNPAQYDFLDGNIEERYLSCYIHHRGTADGEE, from the coding sequence ATGGTACAGCTCCAGTCGAACAGGGTCATGCACGATGGTGTTGAAATCGGCCAGTTCGTTTTCGAAGACAACCATATCGAGAAACTGGACATCAAGCATGAGTATCAAAATAAGGGATACGGAACTGAGGCTCTTCGATTATATTTGAAAAACATGGTCTCACAAAATTACGATGTGGTGACCACTACTCCGGTTACATCCTCTGCGATGGCCCATATTCTGGAAAAACTCGGTTTTCAGCGAATTTCAAATCCCGCTCAATATGATTTTCTCGATGGCAATATCGAGGAGAGGTACCTAAGCTGTTATATCCATCATAGGGGCACTGCAGACGGCGAGGAGTGA